The genomic window TTTGCCCTGAAGGCGCTCCAGACCATGGGCATTCACCTCCTGGGTGATACTGAGGTCCATCTGACAAACGAGGAAGAGGTGGGGATGGCCGGTGCCCTGGCCTTTGTCCGCGAGGGATTCAGGGCTGACGGTGTCCTTGTCCTCGAACCTACAGACCACAGAATCAACATCGCTCACAGGGGATGCCTCCAGTTCACGATTGAAGTGGAGGGCAAGCAGGCCCATCTCGGGAACAAGCGATACGGGGTCAACGCCATCGAAAAGGCAGCAAAAGTCATCGACGCCCTCGTCAAGTACGAGGACAGGCTGATAGAAGAGGGCCGGGGTTATCCGCTTTTTGAGGACTTTGAATACCCGGGGCAGGTGAACGTCGGAATCATCAAAGGTGGCGACTTCTTCTCGATTGTTCCAGACGCCGTGACGATGGAAGGTGGGGTCGGCTTCCTCCCCATGAAGACCATGGAAGGAGTTGAACGGGAGCTCGTCGATGTGATTCGTGGAATCGAGGACTCCTGGGTGAAAGACCATGTTCGTGTTCGCTACGAAGGGCTCAAGAACGAACCCTATCAGATGCCAGAGGGCCATCCCTTCACGGAAGCCCTGCGCGAAACGCTCCGGTCTCTGGGCAGGGACGTGGAGGTGAGAGGGATGATGGCCTCCTGTGATGCGAGATACTACTATAATCAGGGAGGAATGCCCAGCATCGTCTACGGCGGCTATAACGAGAGACAGGCCCATTCGAAAAACGAACATGTCCAGATTCCGGATCTTCTTGAGACAGCATACGAGTACGGGGTCTTTCTCACCGAGTGGTGTGGAACGGCCGCGTAGAGTCCCGGCAGTCCTCTTCACGGGAATTAGACCTTATGCCTGACTTTCAAGACATCATCTCCATGGTCCGCGGGCCCCTGCCGGAAAGACCGCTGGTGGCTCTGTGGGATTATGCCCCGTGCCATGCCAGCATGGTCGGGGGTATTCCAGACATGCGGCGGTACTATCTGGATGTGGAGGAGAAACTCTCGGTGCAACTCCGGCTCAAGGAGCGATTCCCCGAAGCATTGATTCTGCCCGGTATCTGGCCTGACCTGGGCGTGGTCATCGAGGCCTCTGCCTTTGGAGGGCAGATCACCTGGTTCGAGGAGAGCGCACCCTACATAGCCCCTTCGGTAACCGATCTGTCAGAGATAGACCGTCTCAAGGTCCCCAACCCTCAAAATGCAGGACTGATGCCTCTCTATCTCGTCCAGATGGAGAAGATGCAGGCTCTTCTCTCTGCAAGGGGAGAGAAGATGGAGAAGCTGGTTATCTCCATGGGCCCGGCAGAGGT from Deltaproteobacteria bacterium includes these protein-coding regions:
- a CDS encoding ArgE/DapE family deacylase; the protein is MEKRVLFGKLKEQILSFRDEAVRMLCDLVAIPSISGQEGEIQKELCKRFSRLEGEARLIPIKESLRSDPDFASGIKVPFQDRPQTRYFWKGRGDGKSLIACAHVDVVGPGDWKEAFEPRVEEDLVYGRGAVDDKAAIVSIFFALKALQTMGIHLLGDTEVHLTNEEEVGMAGALAFVREGFRADGVLVLEPTDHRINIAHRGCLQFTIEVEGKQAHLGNKRYGVNAIEKAAKVIDALVKYEDRLIEEGRGYPLFEDFEYPGQVNVGIIKGGDFFSIVPDAVTMEGGVGFLPMKTMEGVERELVDVIRGIEDSWVKDHVRVRYEGLKNEPYQMPEGHPFTEALRETLRSLGRDVEVRGMMASCDARYYYNQGGMPSIVYGGYNERQAHSKNEHVQIPDLLETAYEYGVFLTEWCGTAA